A DNA window from Drosophila pseudoobscura strain MV-25-SWS-2005 chromosome 2, UCI_Dpse_MV25, whole genome shotgun sequence contains the following coding sequences:
- the ninaB gene encoding carotenoid isomerooxygenase: MAAGVFKSFMRDIFAVKYDDKQHDPEAQRLDGSGRYYPNCSSDVWLRSCEREIVDPLEGHSSGHIPKWLNGSLLRNGPGSWKVGEMRFGHLFDCSALLHRFAIRNGRVTYQSRFVNTETLRKNRSAQRIVVTEFGTAAVPDPCHSIFDKFAAIFRPDNGTDNSMISIYPFGDEYYTFTETPFMHRINSCTLATEGRICISDYVGVVNHTSHPHVLPSGTVYNLGTAMTKSGPAYTIICFPKGQHMFEDAHVVATLPCRWKLHPGYMHTFGLTENYFVIVEQPLSVSLTEYIKAQLSNQNLSACLKWFEDRPTLFHLIERTSGKLVQSYESEAFFYLHIINCFEQDGHVVVDICSYKNPEMINCMYLEAIANMQTNPNYATLFRGRPLRFVLPLGAKVHAHDTKSGSSRRGLIKSFSLAGLSTAQPLKTMKHSASQYADITYMPTNGKREDSTEEAPQREVKRGRYEVEDGINLVTLKNSRAEAYQDPSGIFLRPEMLCDWGCETPRINYDIYNGKNYRYFYAISSDVDAPNPGTLLKVDVWTKTSLSWCEDNVYPSEPIFVPSPQPQSEDDGIILASMVLGGGLNDHYVGLIVLCAKTMTELGRCDFHTSGPVPKCLHGWYAPSVN; this comes from the exons ATGGCGGCTGGGGTCTTCAAGAGCTTTATGCGGGATATCTTCGCG GTGAAATACGATGACAAGCAGCACGATCCCGAGGCGCAACGGCTGGATGGCAGTGGTCGGTATTATCCCAACTGCTCCTCGGATGTCTGGCTGCGCTCCTGCGAGCGGGAGATTGTGGATCCCCTTGAGGGCCACAGCAGCGGCCATATACCGAAGTGGCTCAACGGCAGCCTTCTGCGCAACGGTCCCGGCAGCTGGAAGGTGGGCGAAATGCGCTTTGGCCACCTCTTCGATTGCTCGGCGCTGCTGCATCGATTCGCCATACGGAATGGCCGTGTGACCTACCAGAGCCGCTTCGTGAACACGGAGACACTGCGCAAGAATCGGTCGGCTCAGAGGATTGTGGTCACGGAGTTTGGCACCGCAGCGGTGCCGGATCCCTGTCATTCGATCTTCGACAAGTTCGCGGCCATCTTCCGGCCGGATAATGGCACGGACAACTCGATGATCTCCATCTATCCGTTCGGCGACGAATACTACACCTTCACCGAGACACCCTTTATGCATCG CATCAATTCCTGCACTCTGGCCACAGAGGGGCGGATCTGCATTAGCGACTATGTGGGCGTGGTCAATCACACCTCGCATCCGCATGTGCTGCCCAGCGGAACAGTCTACAACCTGGGCACAGCGATGACCAAGTCCGGTCCGGCCTATACGATCATCTGCTTCCCCAAGGGCCAGCACATGTTCGAGGATGCTCACGTGGTGGCCACGCTGCCATGCCGCTGGAAACTCCATCCGGGCTACATGCACACCTTCGGCCTGACCGAGAACTATTTCGTTATTGTGGAACAGCCGCTCTCCGTGTCCCTCACGGAGTATATCAAGGCCCAGTTGTCCAACCAGAATCTCTCCGCCTGTCTGAAGTGGTTCGAGGACAGGCCGACGCTCTTCCACCTGATCGAGCGTACCAGCGGGAAGCTGGTCCAGTCCTACGAGTCGGAGGCCTTCTTCTATCTGCACATCATTAACTGCTTCGAGCAAGATGGCCACGTGGTGGTGGATATTTGCAGCTACAAGAATCCCGAGATGATCAACTGCATGTACCTGGAGGCCATTGCCAACATGCAGACCAATCCTAACTACGCCACCCTCTTTCGCGGTCGCCCCCTGAGGTTTGTACTTCCCCTGGGAGCCAAAGTGCACGCTCATGACACGAAGTCCGGGTCCAGCAGACGGGGGCTCATAAAGTCCTTCTCCTTGGCGGGCTTGAGCACTGCGCAGCCCTTGAAAACAATGAAGCATTCCGCCTCCCAGTACGCGGATATTACCTATATGCCCACCAATGGCAAGAGAGAGGACTCTACCGAAGAGGCACCTCAGAGAGAGGTCAAGCGAGGCCGCTACGAGGTGGAGGACGGCATCAATCTGGTGACCCTAAAGAACAGTCGAGCGGAAGCCTACCAAGACCCGAGTGGCATATTCTTGCGTCCCGAAATGCTCTGCGACTGGGGCTGTGAGACGCCCCGGATCAACTATGACATCTACAACGGGAAGAACTATCGCTACTTCTATGCCATTAGCTCCGATGTGGATGCACCCAATCCTGGCACT CTTCTTAAAGTGGACGTGTGGACGAAGACGAGTCTTAGTTGGTGCGAGGACAATGTCTACCCGAGCGAGCCCATCTTTGTGCCTTCGCCGCAGCCACAGAGCGAGGACGATGGCATCATCCTGGCATCAATGGTCTTGGGCGGTGGTCTCAACGATCACTATGTGGGTCTAATAGTGCTCTGTGCCAAGACGATGACAGAGCTGGGACGCTGCGACTTCCACACGAGCGGACCAGTGCCCAAGTGCCTGCACGGATGGTATGCACCGAGCGTGAACTAG